One segment of Streptomyces sp. NBC_01463 DNA contains the following:
- a CDS encoding ABC transporter ATP-binding protein, translated as MTLTLTDVTLTYPDGDGRLTALDRVALDVPAGTLTAVVGPSGSGKSSLLAVAATLVTPDEGAVVVAGTDTAGLGGADKAALRRERIGIVFQQPNLLPSLTAAEQLQVMRHLSGGAARAARARALELLDAVGLADKADRRPHQLSGGQRQRINIARSLMNDPAVLLVDEPTSALDHERGAAVLDLLVSLTRQRSTATVLVTHDRTHLDRMDRTVTMQDGRLTAPALA; from the coding sequence ATGACCCTCACCCTCACCGATGTCACCCTCACCTACCCCGACGGCGACGGACGCCTCACCGCCCTGGACCGGGTCGCGCTCGACGTGCCCGCGGGCACGCTCACCGCGGTCGTCGGCCCGTCCGGCTCCGGCAAGTCGAGCCTGCTCGCCGTGGCCGCCACCCTGGTCACCCCGGACGAAGGGGCCGTCGTCGTCGCCGGCACGGACACGGCGGGGCTCGGCGGCGCGGACAAGGCGGCGCTGCGCCGCGAGCGGATCGGCATCGTCTTCCAGCAGCCGAACCTGCTGCCGTCGCTGACCGCAGCCGAACAGCTCCAGGTCATGCGGCACCTGTCGGGAGGCGCGGCCCGGGCCGCGCGGGCCCGGGCGCTGGAGCTGCTCGACGCCGTCGGTCTCGCCGACAAGGCCGACCGCCGCCCGCACCAGCTCTCGGGCGGGCAGCGCCAGCGGATCAACATCGCGCGTTCCCTGATGAACGACCCGGCGGTCCTGCTCGTCGACGAACCGACCAGCGCACTGGACCACGAGCGGGGCGCGGCGGTCCTCGATCTGCTGGTCTCGCTGACCCGGCAGCGTTCCACGGCCACGGTCCTGGTCACCCACGACCGGACCCATCTGGACCGGATGGACCGGACCGTCACCATGCAGGACGGCAGGCTGACCGCCCCGGCCCTGGCCTGA
- a CDS encoding sensor histidine kinase, producing the protein METRVHPPVAAALRLCLHALLLGLLALAAVKAVSGGEPRAGAVVAASCVLAAVYAAGALAPAVQPRTRAGALWLAVLGALWLVLLVLSPDALWVAFPLYFLQLHLLPMRWSLPAVAATAAAAIASFLLHGAEVTPGTFIGPLLGAAVAVATVVGYDALFRESERRRELIEELVSTRAELADAERAAGTLAERERLAREIHDTLAQGLSSIQLLLRAAERTLPADAPATAHVRRAREAAQDNLAEARRFVRALTPPDLENGSLAAALERLTARTTTPALTVQFAVSGTPVELPTPYEVALLRTAQSALANTVQHAGARRAEITLSFMDTSVSLDVVDDGRGFAEGTRAGTGPATGTSGFGLPAMRSRARSLGGTLSVESAPEQGTAVALTLPLPLTAARTGQDAA; encoded by the coding sequence ATGGAAACGCGTGTCCATCCCCCGGTCGCCGCCGCACTGCGGCTGTGTCTGCACGCCCTGCTGCTGGGCCTGCTGGCGCTCGCCGCCGTCAAGGCAGTCAGCGGCGGGGAGCCGCGCGCCGGCGCCGTCGTCGCGGCCTCCTGCGTGCTGGCCGCGGTGTACGCGGCCGGGGCGCTGGCCCCCGCCGTGCAGCCGCGGACCCGGGCCGGGGCGCTCTGGCTGGCGGTGCTGGGGGCGCTCTGGCTGGTGCTGCTGGTGCTGTCGCCGGACGCGCTGTGGGTGGCCTTCCCGCTCTACTTCCTCCAGCTGCACCTGCTGCCGATGCGCTGGAGCCTGCCGGCCGTGGCGGCGACGGCGGCGGCCGCCATCGCCAGTTTCCTGCTGCACGGCGCCGAGGTCACCCCCGGCACGTTCATCGGCCCGCTGCTGGGCGCGGCGGTCGCCGTCGCGACGGTCGTCGGCTACGACGCGCTGTTCCGCGAGAGCGAGCGGCGCCGGGAGCTCATCGAGGAGCTCGTCTCTACGCGTGCGGAGCTGGCCGACGCGGAGCGCGCCGCCGGGACGCTCGCCGAGCGCGAGCGGCTGGCCCGGGAGATCCACGACACGCTCGCACAGGGGCTCTCCAGCATCCAGCTGCTGCTGCGCGCCGCCGAGCGCACCCTGCCGGCGGACGCACCGGCCACGGCCCACGTCCGGCGGGCCCGCGAGGCCGCCCAGGACAATCTCGCGGAGGCCCGCCGCTTCGTGCGCGCCCTGACCCCGCCCGATCTGGAGAACGGCTCACTGGCGGCCGCCCTGGAACGGCTCACGGCCCGGACCACCACGCCCGCGCTCACGGTGCAGTTCGCCGTCAGCGGCACCCCGGTGGAGCTGCCCACACCGTACGAGGTGGCGCTGCTGCGTACCGCTCAGTCGGCACTGGCCAACACGGTGCAGCACGCCGGGGCGCGGCGGGCCGAGATCACCCTGAGCTTCATGGACACCTCGGTGTCGCTTGACGTGGTCGACGACGGCCGCGGTTTCGCGGAAGGCACCCGGGCCGGTACCGGCCCGGCCACCGGGACGAGCGGGTTCGGTCTGCCGGCCATGCGGTCCCGGGCCCGTTCGCTGGGCGGCACGCTGAGCGTGGAGTCGGCGCCCGAGCAGGGCACGGCCGTCGCCCTCACCCTGCCGCTGCCGCTCACCGCCGCCCGTACCGGACAGGACGCCGCATGA
- the allB gene encoding allantoinase AllB — MSGTDVKLVLRSTRVVTPGGTRPAAVHIAGGTIDAVLPYDAEVPQGARVEDFGDDVLLPGLVDTHVHVNDPGRTEWEGFYTATRAAAAGGITTLLDMPLNSLPPTTTVENLRVKQQVAAPKAHIDTGFWGGAIPSNVKDLRPLYEAGVFGFKCFLSPSGVEEFPELDQEQLARSMAEIAGFGGLLIVHAEDPHHLAAAPQRSGAKYADFLASRPRDAENTAIEGLIAHAKRLNARVHVLHLSSSDALPLIAAAKAEGVRVTVESCPHFLTLTAEEVPDGATEFKCCPPIREAANQDALWQGLADGTIDCIVSDHSPCTTDLKTPDFASAWGGISSLQLGLPAIWTEARRRGHSLDDVARWMSAAPAALAGLTAKGAIEAGRDADFAVLAPDATFTVDPAELFHRNQVTAYAGRTLHGVVRSTWLRGVRIAAEGTLAEPTGRLLERNTSR, encoded by the coding sequence GTGTCCGGTACGGACGTGAAGCTGGTACTGCGCTCGACGCGCGTCGTCACACCGGGGGGAACACGCCCCGCCGCGGTGCACATCGCGGGCGGGACGATCGACGCCGTCCTGCCGTACGACGCCGAGGTGCCGCAGGGCGCCCGGGTGGAGGACTTCGGCGACGACGTCCTGCTGCCCGGACTCGTGGACACGCACGTCCATGTGAACGACCCCGGCCGCACCGAGTGGGAAGGCTTCTACACGGCCACCCGCGCCGCCGCGGCCGGCGGGATCACCACCCTGCTCGACATGCCGCTCAACTCCCTCCCGCCGACCACCACCGTCGAGAACCTGCGCGTCAAGCAGCAGGTGGCCGCCCCCAAGGCGCACATCGACACCGGCTTCTGGGGCGGTGCGATCCCCTCGAACGTGAAGGACCTGCGCCCGCTGTACGAGGCCGGGGTCTTCGGGTTCAAGTGCTTCCTCTCGCCCTCCGGCGTCGAGGAGTTCCCCGAGCTGGACCAGGAGCAGCTGGCCCGGTCGATGGCGGAGATCGCCGGCTTCGGCGGACTGCTCATCGTCCACGCGGAGGACCCGCACCACCTGGCGGCCGCCCCGCAGCGCAGCGGCGCGAAGTACGCCGACTTCCTCGCCTCCCGGCCGCGCGACGCCGAGAACACCGCGATCGAGGGGCTGATCGCCCACGCGAAGCGGCTGAACGCCCGCGTCCACGTACTGCACCTGTCCTCCAGCGACGCGCTGCCGCTGATCGCCGCCGCCAAGGCCGAGGGCGTCCGGGTCACCGTCGAGTCCTGCCCGCACTTCCTCACCCTGACCGCCGAGGAAGTACCGGACGGCGCCACCGAGTTCAAGTGCTGCCCGCCCATCCGTGAGGCCGCCAACCAGGACGCGCTGTGGCAGGGGCTCGCCGACGGCACGATCGACTGCATCGTCTCCGACCACTCGCCCTGCACCACCGACCTCAAGACGCCGGACTTCGCGTCCGCCTGGGGCGGCATCTCCTCCCTCCAGCTCGGCCTGCCCGCCATCTGGACCGAGGCCCGCAGGCGCGGCCACTCCCTCGACGACGTCGCCCGCTGGATGTCGGCCGCCCCCGCCGCACTGGCGGGACTGACCGCGAAGGGCGCGATCGAGGCCGGCCGCGACGCCGACTTCGCCGTCCTGGCACCCGACGCGACCTTCACCGTCGACCCGGCCGAGCTCTTCCACCGCAACCAGGTCACCGCCTACGCCGGCCGGACCCTGCACGGCGTCGTGCGGTCGACCTGGCTGCGCGGTGTGCGGATCGCCGCCGAAGGCACCCTCGCCGAGCCCACCGGCCGGCTCCTCGAAAGGAACACCTCACGATGA
- a CDS encoding IclR family transcriptional regulator translates to MPPSHASTSDSKPAGSSGGVQSLERAFDLLERMADAGGEVGLSELSASSGLPLPTIHRLMRTLVVCGYVRQQPNRRYALGPRLIRLGESAARLLGTWARPYLARLVEETGETANMALLDGDEIVYVAQVPSKHSMRMFTEVGRRVLPHSTGVGKALLAHTPPDEVRALLARTGMPAATEKTITTPDGFLDALEQVRRVGYAVDDNEQEIGVRCLAVSVPNSPTSAAISISGPAGRVTEAATERIVPILQQAAKELSEVLASSGSAG, encoded by the coding sequence GTGCCGCCGTCCCACGCCAGCACTTCCGACTCCAAGCCCGCCGGTTCCAGCGGCGGTGTGCAGTCCCTTGAGCGCGCCTTCGATCTGCTGGAGCGGATGGCCGATGCCGGGGGCGAGGTCGGTCTGAGCGAGCTCTCCGCGAGCAGCGGACTCCCGCTGCCCACCATTCACCGGCTGATGCGCACGCTGGTGGTCTGCGGATACGTGCGCCAGCAGCCCAACCGCCGGTACGCGCTCGGCCCGCGCCTGATCCGCCTCGGCGAGTCCGCCGCCCGGCTGCTCGGCACCTGGGCCCGCCCGTATCTGGCCCGGCTGGTCGAGGAGACCGGCGAGACGGCCAACATGGCGCTGCTCGACGGCGACGAGATCGTGTACGTGGCGCAGGTGCCCTCCAAGCACTCGATGCGCATGTTCACCGAGGTCGGCCGCCGGGTGCTGCCGCACTCCACCGGCGTCGGCAAGGCGCTGCTGGCGCACACCCCGCCGGACGAGGTGCGGGCCCTGCTCGCGCGGACCGGGATGCCGGCCGCCACCGAGAAGACGATCACCACGCCGGACGGTTTCCTGGACGCCCTGGAGCAGGTCCGCCGGGTCGGCTACGCGGTGGACGACAACGAGCAGGAGATAGGGGTCCGCTGCCTGGCGGTCTCCGTCCCCAACTCCCCGACCTCCGCCGCGATCTCGATCTCCGGCCCGGCCGGCCGGGTGACCGAGGCCGCCACCGAGCGGATCGTGCCGATCCTCCAGCAGGCCGCGAAGGAACTCTCCGAGGTGCTGGCCAGCAGCGGTTCGGCCGGCTGA
- a CDS encoding ABC transporter permease — translation MFVAWRDLRFAKGRFALMGTVVVLITLLVGLLSGLTAGLARENTSAVTGLDADHLAFAAPPDGRSVSFTDSAVREPAWRSWAKQPGVESAQPLGIRTLNAAAVAGERTAAVSAFGVEPGSGLAPRGAPVGPGEVVLSGQAAEDLAAGTGDRLRIGGAEVTVAAVAGDASYSHTPVVWTALADWQRFGGDGADGAAHATVIALTTTGGADLAAGDRAAGTSTLTLDDSLTAIGSYQAENGSLQLMRGFLFAISALVIGAFFTVWTIQRSGDVAVLKALGASTPYLLRDALGQAVVMLAIGTALGTALASGIGALVSGGAVPFVLDTATVLVPAAVMIALGAVGAALSIRRITAVDPLTALGSAR, via the coding sequence ATGTTCGTCGCATGGAGAGATCTTCGGTTCGCCAAGGGCCGGTTCGCGCTCATGGGCACGGTCGTGGTGCTGATCACGCTGCTCGTGGGTCTGCTGTCCGGCCTCACCGCCGGGCTGGCCCGGGAGAACACCTCGGCCGTCACCGGGCTGGACGCCGACCACCTGGCGTTCGCCGCCCCGCCCGACGGCCGGTCGGTGTCCTTCACCGATTCGGCCGTCCGGGAGCCCGCCTGGCGGAGCTGGGCGAAGCAGCCCGGAGTCGAGTCGGCGCAGCCGCTCGGCATCCGCACGCTGAACGCCGCCGCGGTGGCGGGGGAGCGGACGGCGGCCGTCTCGGCCTTCGGCGTCGAGCCCGGCAGCGGCCTCGCGCCCCGGGGCGCCCCGGTCGGACCCGGCGAGGTCGTGCTCTCCGGGCAGGCCGCCGAGGACCTGGCGGCCGGTACCGGTGACCGGCTGCGGATCGGCGGCGCCGAGGTGACCGTCGCGGCGGTCGCGGGCGACGCCTCGTACAGCCACACGCCCGTCGTGTGGACCGCGCTCGCCGACTGGCAGCGCTTCGGGGGCGACGGCGCGGACGGTGCCGCGCACGCCACCGTGATCGCGCTGACCACCACCGGCGGCGCCGATCTCGCCGCCGGTGACCGGGCGGCGGGCACCAGCACGCTCACGCTCGACGACTCCCTCACCGCCATCGGCTCCTACCAGGCCGAGAACGGCTCCCTCCAGCTGATGCGCGGTTTCCTCTTCGCCATCTCCGCCCTGGTCATCGGCGCCTTCTTCACCGTCTGGACGATCCAGCGCAGCGGCGATGTGGCCGTCCTCAAGGCACTCGGTGCCTCCACGCCGTATCTGCTGCGGGACGCACTGGGCCAGGCCGTGGTGATGCTCGCCATCGGCACCGCACTGGGGACGGCACTCGCCTCCGGCATCGGTGCGCTCGTCAGCGGCGGGGCGGTGCCCTTCGTCCTCGACACGGCGACCGTCCTCGTCCCGGCGGCCGTGATGATCGCCCTCGGTGCGGTCGGGGCGGCCCTGTCCATCCGGCGGATCACCGCCGTCGATCCGCTCACCGCGCTGGGAAGTGCCCGATGA